One Kribbella sp. NBC_00662 genomic region harbors:
- the secA gene encoding preprotein translocase subunit SecA — MKVVDKVLRIGEGKILRQLQGIAKMVNSIEDDFVAMSDEELRGQTADFKQRHENGESLDALLPEAFAVVREAAKRTLHQRPYDVQIMGGAALHLGNIAEMKTGEGKTLVGTLPTYLNALSGKGVHVVTVNDYLAKYQAEWMGRVYHFLGLDYGVILPEMSPAERRIAYNKDITYGTNNEFGFDYLRDNMAGSIEDCVQREHNYAIVDEVDSILVDEARTPLIISGPAEDSQRWYVEMARIANVLKAWTLADEAELKRKNPRVTDLEIDETKRRVADYDVDEKKRTVAILERGIEKVEDRLGIDNLYESANTPLISYLNNALKAKDLFHRDKDYVVVGSQGQEEVLIVDEHTGRTLHGRRYNEGLHQAIEAKEGVEIKEEYQTLATITLQNYFRLYKKLAGMTGTAMTEANEFSKVYKLGVVPIPTNKPMIRVEERDLIYRTEDAKFDAVVKDIVEVHATGQPILVGTTSVEKSERLSRQLLKENVKHEVLNAKQHAREAAIVAEAGRKGAVTVATNMAGRGTDIILGGNPEFLADKELRARGIDPVEDIERYESEYPSLLEQFEKQVKEEQEEVRELGGLYVLGTERHESRRIDNQLRGRAGRQGDPGKSRFYLSLEDDLMRLFKREMVDWAMSRNNDDTQPLENKVVTKAIASAQGQVEAQNFETRKNILKYDDVMNRQRHVVYDERRRVLEGADMRDQVQDMLEETVTGYVQGATADGFAEDWDLDALFTAMRTLYQTELTEEDLIEEAGGEKAGLTQDFLIERFIEDATAAYERREELLGEEAMRELERRVVLSVLDRKWREHLYEMDYLREGIGLRAMAQRDPLVEYQREGYDMFASMMESIKEESVGFIFNVEVDIEAMRAEVELANEAALADEENLAGRRIEDILTPGAPVAEFPGRSADGEERPQDTPRPRDTPRLRAKGLSTESRPQRLSYSAPTIDGDDEVAMHEDAVENGKLEYAGTPRNAACPCGSGKKYKRCHGDPQSDVYKF, encoded by the coding sequence ATGAAGGTTGTCGACAAGGTCCTGCGGATCGGCGAGGGCAAGATCCTCCGCCAGCTCCAGGGCATCGCGAAGATGGTCAACTCCATCGAGGACGACTTCGTCGCCATGTCCGACGAGGAGCTGCGCGGCCAGACCGCGGACTTCAAGCAACGTCACGAGAACGGGGAGTCCCTCGACGCGCTGCTGCCGGAGGCCTTCGCGGTGGTCCGGGAGGCCGCGAAGCGGACCCTGCACCAGCGCCCGTACGACGTGCAGATCATGGGTGGCGCGGCGCTGCACCTGGGCAACATCGCCGAGATGAAGACCGGTGAGGGCAAGACCCTGGTCGGCACCCTCCCGACGTACCTGAACGCGCTGTCCGGCAAGGGCGTGCACGTGGTCACGGTGAACGACTACCTGGCCAAGTACCAGGCCGAGTGGATGGGCCGGGTGTACCACTTCCTCGGCCTCGACTACGGCGTGATCCTGCCGGAGATGTCCCCGGCCGAGCGCCGGATCGCCTACAACAAGGACATCACCTACGGCACCAACAACGAGTTCGGCTTCGACTACCTGCGCGACAACATGGCGGGCAGCATCGAGGACTGCGTCCAGCGCGAGCACAACTACGCGATCGTGGACGAGGTGGACTCGATCCTGGTCGACGAGGCCCGGACCCCGCTGATCATCTCCGGCCCGGCCGAGGACTCCCAGCGCTGGTACGTCGAGATGGCCCGGATCGCGAACGTGCTGAAGGCCTGGACGCTGGCCGACGAGGCCGAGCTGAAGCGGAAGAACCCCCGCGTCACCGACCTCGAGATCGACGAGACCAAGCGCCGGGTCGCCGACTACGACGTCGACGAGAAGAAGCGCACGGTCGCGATCCTCGAGCGCGGGATCGAGAAGGTCGAGGACCGGCTCGGCATCGACAACCTGTACGAGTCGGCCAACACCCCGCTGATCAGCTACCTGAACAACGCGCTGAAGGCCAAGGACCTGTTCCACCGGGACAAGGACTACGTGGTCGTCGGCAGCCAGGGCCAGGAAGAGGTCCTGATCGTCGACGAGCACACCGGCCGCACGCTGCACGGCCGCCGCTACAACGAGGGGCTCCACCAGGCGATCGAGGCCAAGGAAGGCGTCGAGATCAAGGAGGAGTACCAGACCCTCGCGACGATCACGCTGCAGAACTACTTCCGCCTCTACAAGAAGCTGGCCGGCATGACCGGTACGGCGATGACCGAGGCGAACGAGTTCTCCAAGGTCTACAAGCTCGGCGTGGTCCCGATCCCGACGAACAAGCCGATGATCCGGGTCGAGGAGCGGGACCTGATCTACCGCACCGAGGACGCCAAGTTCGACGCGGTGGTCAAGGACATCGTCGAGGTGCACGCGACCGGGCAGCCGATCCTGGTCGGCACCACGTCGGTGGAGAAGTCCGAGCGGCTGTCCCGCCAGCTGCTCAAGGAGAACGTCAAGCACGAGGTGCTGAACGCGAAGCAGCACGCGCGTGAGGCGGCGATCGTTGCCGAGGCCGGCCGTAAGGGTGCGGTCACGGTGGCCACCAACATGGCCGGTCGCGGTACCGACATCATCCTCGGCGGCAACCCGGAGTTCCTGGCCGACAAGGAGTTGCGCGCCCGCGGCATCGACCCGGTCGAGGACATCGAGCGGTACGAGTCTGAGTACCCGAGCCTGCTCGAGCAGTTCGAGAAGCAGGTCAAGGAGGAGCAGGAAGAGGTCCGCGAGCTCGGCGGCCTCTACGTGCTCGGCACCGAGCGGCACGAGTCCCGCCGGATCGACAACCAGCTGCGCGGTCGCGCCGGCCGGCAGGGTGACCCGGGCAAGTCCCGGTTCTACCTGTCGCTGGAGGACGACCTGATGCGGCTGTTCAAGCGCGAGATGGTCGACTGGGCGATGTCGCGTAACAACGACGACACCCAGCCGCTGGAGAACAAGGTCGTCACCAAGGCGATCGCCTCCGCGCAGGGCCAGGTCGAGGCGCAGAACTTCGAAACCCGGAAGAACATCCTCAAGTACGACGACGTGATGAACCGCCAGCGCCACGTCGTGTACGACGAGCGCCGCCGCGTGCTCGAGGGCGCCGACATGCGCGACCAGGTGCAGGACATGCTCGAGGAGACCGTCACCGGCTACGTGCAGGGCGCGACCGCGGACGGGTTCGCCGAGGACTGGGACCTGGACGCGCTGTTCACCGCGATGCGGACGCTGTACCAGACCGAGCTGACCGAAGAGGACCTGATCGAGGAGGCCGGCGGCGAGAAGGCCGGTCTGACCCAGGACTTCCTGATCGAGCGGTTCATCGAGGACGCGACCGCGGCGTACGAACGGCGCGAGGAGCTGCTCGGCGAGGAGGCGATGCGCGAGCTGGAGCGGCGCGTCGTGCTGAGTGTCCTGGACCGCAAGTGGCGCGAACACCTGTACGAGATGGACTACCTGCGCGAGGGCATCGGCCTGCGGGCGATGGCGCAGCGCGACCCGCTGGTCGAGTACCAGCGCGAGGGCTACGACATGTTCGCCTCGATGATGGAGTCGATCAAGGAGGAGTCGGTCGGGTTCATCTTCAACGTCGAGGTCGACATCGAGGCGATGCGCGCCGAGGTGGAGCTCGCCAACGAGGCGGCGCTGGCCGACGAGGAGAACCTGGCCGGCCGTCGGATCGAGGACATCCTCACCCCGGGTGCACCGGTCGCGGAGTTCCCGGGCCGGAGCGCGGACGGCGAGGAGCGGCCGCAGGACACCCCGCGTCCGCGGGACACGCCGCGGCTGCGCGCCAAGGGCCTGAGCACCGAGAGCCGCCCGCAGCGGCTGTCGTACTCCGCTCCGACCATCGACGGTGACGACGAGGTCGCGATGCACGAGGACGCGGTCGAGAACGGCAAGCTCGAGTACGCCGGGACTCCGCGCAACGCGGCCTGCCCGTGCGGCTCCGGCAAGAAGTACAAGCGCTGCCACGGCGACCCGCAGTCGGACGTCTACAAGTTCTGA
- a CDS encoding SGNH/GDSL hydrolase family protein, whose translation MRVLRSWCALAGVLAVLVVVAAHTSLIPATARQTPPAAPAWRTAWMTAMQQPNANQNWSRQGFANQSVRQVIRLGSGGSDVRIRISNQYGVRPLELTGATVAKSARGSAVVPGSMQLVRFGGASSVSIPAGGEVVGDAVTMPGLTSGTQLAVTLYFAHATGPATFHEFGAAGASYRAAGDQLEAGGSAYREASGGWYFLTGVEVTPAGDGSVVAFGDSITNGYTAPPGRRYPDLLAARSGRLVLNAGLGGNRLLTDSACYGEKGLTRFHRDVLDQPGTTTAIVLIGINDLGYPEIAPTSCTTPNPPITSAQLIAGYRALIQDAHSRGIRIVGATLTPFRGASVYTAHSAQLRTAVNAWIRTSGEFDAVADFAGALADPADPGRLAAKYDSGDHLHPNQAGYRAMADAVDLTTL comes from the coding sequence GTGCGGGTTTTGCGGAGTTGGTGTGCTCTCGCGGGAGTGCTGGCTGTGCTGGTGGTCGTCGCGGCGCACACCTCACTCATCCCGGCGACGGCTCGGCAGACCCCGCCTGCGGCACCGGCGTGGCGTACGGCGTGGATGACGGCGATGCAGCAGCCCAACGCCAACCAGAACTGGTCCCGGCAAGGATTCGCCAACCAGTCTGTGCGTCAGGTGATCCGGCTGGGCTCGGGCGGATCCGACGTACGGATCAGGATCAGCAACCAGTACGGCGTACGGCCGCTCGAGCTGACCGGTGCGACCGTCGCCAAATCCGCGCGGGGCTCGGCGGTCGTGCCGGGATCAATGCAACTGGTGCGGTTCGGGGGCGCGTCGTCGGTCAGCATTCCGGCCGGTGGGGAGGTCGTGGGAGACGCGGTGACGATGCCTGGGCTGACGAGCGGAACGCAGCTCGCGGTCACGCTGTACTTCGCTCACGCGACCGGCCCGGCGACCTTCCACGAGTTCGGCGCCGCCGGAGCGTCGTACCGGGCGGCGGGTGACCAGCTCGAGGCCGGCGGGTCGGCGTACCGGGAGGCGAGTGGCGGCTGGTACTTCCTGACCGGCGTCGAGGTGACCCCGGCGGGCGACGGTTCGGTGGTCGCCTTCGGGGACTCGATCACCAACGGCTACACCGCTCCGCCCGGGCGGCGGTACCCGGACCTGCTGGCCGCACGCTCTGGCCGCTTGGTCCTCAACGCCGGACTCGGCGGCAACCGGCTGCTGACCGACTCCGCCTGCTACGGCGAGAAGGGCCTGACCCGGTTCCACCGCGACGTACTCGACCAGCCCGGTACGACGACCGCGATCGTCCTGATCGGCATCAACGACCTCGGCTACCCCGAAATCGCACCGACGTCCTGTACGACGCCGAACCCGCCGATCACGTCCGCGCAGCTCATCGCGGGCTACCGCGCGCTGATCCAGGACGCGCACTCGCGCGGGATCCGCATCGTCGGAGCGACGCTGACGCCATTCCGCGGCGCGTCGGTCTACACCGCCCACAGCGCGCAGCTCCGGACGGCGGTCAACGCGTGGATCAGGACGAGCGGTGAGTTCGACGCGGTGGCCGATTTCGCCGGCGCCCTCGCCGACCCGGCAGATCCGGGTCGGCTGGCGGCGAAGTACGACAGCGGCGACCACCTGCACCCCAACCAGGCCGGCTACCGGGCCATGGCCGACGCCGTCGACCTCACCACCCTCTGA
- a CDS encoding NAD(P)H-dependent flavin oxidoreductase — MWLTERFGLSVPVIGAPMANVSGGRLTAAISAAGGLGMLGAGSAVTAEWIRTEGAIAAASGKPYGVGLMAWAVDQHPDHLEAILELKPALVSLSFGDYQPYVAPLQQAGIVVATQAGTVADAREAVAAGVDLIVARGAEAGGHGRNAVATLPLLQAVLDLTDLPVLAGGGISGPRGLAAVMAAGAAGGWIGTAFLTCVEAQTKESARQAIIAADETATVYGTVFDAASRAGWPDEFGGRALRNAYFDAWEGREQDLKSDDEGHAEYVEGSKAADPARASIYAGEGVGALTGEPTAAEVLAGFASYRDYLRAALSDGSK, encoded by the coding sequence ATGTGGCTGACGGAGAGGTTCGGGCTGTCGGTGCCGGTGATCGGTGCGCCGATGGCGAATGTGAGTGGAGGCCGGTTGACCGCGGCGATCTCGGCTGCGGGCGGCCTGGGGATGCTCGGCGCGGGTTCGGCGGTGACGGCCGAGTGGATCCGGACCGAGGGTGCGATCGCGGCGGCGAGCGGCAAGCCGTACGGGGTCGGATTGATGGCCTGGGCGGTCGACCAGCATCCGGACCACCTCGAAGCGATCCTCGAGCTCAAGCCGGCCCTCGTCTCACTCAGCTTCGGCGACTACCAGCCGTACGTCGCACCCCTGCAGCAGGCGGGCATCGTCGTCGCGACCCAGGCCGGGACGGTCGCGGACGCCCGCGAGGCCGTCGCCGCCGGCGTGGACCTGATCGTCGCGCGCGGCGCCGAGGCCGGAGGACACGGCCGGAATGCCGTTGCCACATTGCCGTTGCTGCAGGCCGTCCTGGATCTGACCGACCTGCCCGTACTCGCGGGCGGAGGGATCTCCGGCCCGCGTGGTCTGGCAGCCGTGATGGCGGCGGGTGCCGCCGGCGGCTGGATCGGTACGGCGTTCCTCACCTGCGTCGAGGCACAGACCAAGGAGTCCGCACGGCAGGCGATCATCGCGGCCGACGAGACAGCCACCGTCTACGGCACGGTCTTCGACGCGGCGTCGCGGGCCGGTTGGCCGGACGAGTTCGGCGGCCGGGCGCTCCGCAACGCATACTTCGACGCGTGGGAAGGCCGCGAGCAGGACCTCAAGTCCGACGACGAAGGACATGCGGAGTACGTCGAAGGCAGCAAGGCCGCCGACCCCGCCCGCGCATCGATCTACGCGGGCGAGGGCGTCGGCGCCCTGACCGGTGAGCCGACCGCGGCCGAGGTGCTGGCCGGCTTCGCGTCGTACCGCGACTACTTGAGGGCCGCTCTCAGCGACGGGTCCAAGTAG
- a CDS encoding alpha-glucosidase/alpha-galactosidase, which yields MTKIAFIGAGSVVFTQGLLADLFGLDLGPLQIALHDIDPERLDSAAAAASYLAQDRPVQISAHLERRAALENADFVINIVQVGMNEATKIDFEIPARYGIRQTIGDTLGVGGVFRALRTFPVLRGLAKDIAEVCPDAWLLNYTNPMVMNVWYLKALGVKKVVGLCHSVYWTMQGLSELVGVPYEDVTYLAAGVNHQSWVLRFERGAENLYDRLDEAIAADPELLRRVRVDMYRRLGFYPTETSEHSSEYVPWYLGHASEVDRLRLPIGAYLEIVAENLASYEQTRSALKAGEPLEVEPTMEYAPQIIHSIVTGTPRTVYANVPNTGLIPNLQSGATVEVPSLVDASGVQPTAVGELPPQCAALNRSYLNVAELAVHAAINHDPRAIRQAVMVDPATSGTLPVEQIWALCNDLVVAHNNYLDPSLRAALK from the coding sequence ATGACGAAGATTGCTTTCATCGGTGCGGGCAGTGTGGTCTTCACCCAGGGACTGCTGGCCGATCTGTTCGGTCTCGATCTCGGTCCGTTGCAGATCGCGCTGCACGACATCGATCCCGAACGGCTCGACTCGGCGGCAGCGGCCGCGTCGTACCTCGCTCAGGACCGGCCGGTGCAGATCAGCGCGCACCTCGAACGGCGCGCGGCTCTGGAGAACGCCGACTTCGTGATCAACATCGTCCAGGTCGGGATGAACGAGGCGACGAAGATCGACTTCGAGATCCCGGCGCGGTACGGGATCCGGCAGACGATCGGCGACACGCTCGGCGTCGGCGGCGTGTTCCGGGCGCTCCGGACCTTCCCGGTACTGCGCGGGCTCGCGAAGGACATCGCCGAGGTCTGCCCGGACGCGTGGCTGCTGAACTACACGAACCCGATGGTGATGAACGTCTGGTACCTGAAGGCGCTCGGGGTCAAGAAGGTCGTCGGCCTCTGCCACTCGGTGTACTGGACGATGCAGGGCCTGTCCGAGCTGGTCGGCGTGCCGTACGAGGACGTCACGTACCTCGCGGCCGGCGTGAACCACCAGTCCTGGGTACTGCGTTTCGAACGCGGCGCCGAGAACCTGTACGACCGGTTGGACGAGGCGATCGCGGCGGACCCGGAGCTGCTCCGACGGGTACGCGTCGACATGTACCGCCGACTCGGGTTCTACCCGACCGAGACGAGCGAGCATTCCTCGGAGTACGTCCCGTGGTATCTCGGTCATGCCTCGGAGGTCGACCGACTGCGGTTGCCGATCGGCGCCTACCTGGAGATCGTCGCGGAGAACCTCGCGTCGTACGAGCAGACCCGCAGCGCCCTGAAAGCCGGCGAGCCCCTCGAGGTCGAACCGACGATGGAGTACGCCCCGCAGATCATCCACAGCATCGTCACGGGCACCCCTCGCACGGTCTACGCCAACGTCCCCAACACGGGCCTCATCCCCAACCTGCAGTCCGGAGCCACCGTCGAGGTCCCCAGCCTGGTCGACGCGTCGGGCGTCCAACCGACCGCGGTCGGCGAACTCCCACCCCAGTGCGCCGCCCTCAACCGCTCGTACCTCAACGTCGCCGAGCTCGCCGTCCACGCCGCGATCAACCACGACCCACGCGCCATCCGCCAGGCCGTCATGGTCGACCCGGCCACCTCCGGGACGCTACCGGTCGAACAGATCTGGGCCCTGTGCAACGACCTGGTCGTTGCTCACAACAACTACTTGGACCCGTCGCTGAGAGCGGCCCTCAAGTAG
- a CDS encoding carbohydrate kinase family protein, with product MTIDLLVIGDANPDVVVGPVAQPILFGQRERLVPSGSLVLGGSASIMACGAARLGLRVAFAGRVGDDAAGAFVRTALADRGVDVDALVTDPSLPTPLTTILTSGDDRAILTSAGCMPSTAATDVPRSLLRSVRHVHAGSFYLMPELASGLAGIFKEAKAAKATTSLDPNDDPAGKWDRVVLDPVLRVTDYFLPNAAEALALTGHHSVEDAAGILARRGPLVVVKNGAEGAFAHNGSRVITAPAVKVDTVDTVGAGDSFDAGWVAAVLNGMKPDRALAIAATCGSLSTRAAGGTAAQSTWEEATA from the coding sequence ATGACCATCGATCTTCTCGTGATCGGCGATGCGAACCCCGACGTTGTCGTCGGGCCCGTCGCGCAGCCGATCCTCTTCGGGCAGCGGGAACGGCTGGTTCCCTCCGGCTCGCTGGTGCTCGGCGGATCGGCTTCGATCATGGCGTGCGGCGCTGCGCGGCTCGGGTTGCGCGTCGCGTTCGCCGGGCGGGTCGGCGACGATGCCGCCGGTGCGTTCGTGCGTACGGCGCTCGCGGACCGGGGCGTCGATGTTGACGCGCTGGTGACCGATCCGTCGCTTCCCACCCCGCTCACCACGATCCTCACCTCAGGGGACGATCGCGCGATCCTGACGTCAGCGGGATGTATGCCCAGTACGGCTGCGACGGATGTGCCTCGTTCGCTGCTGCGGTCGGTGCGGCATGTGCATGCGGGGTCGTTCTACCTGATGCCGGAGCTGGCGAGCGGGCTGGCGGGGATCTTCAAGGAGGCGAAGGCCGCCAAGGCCACCACGTCACTGGATCCGAACGACGATCCGGCCGGCAAGTGGGACCGGGTGGTCCTCGACCCGGTCCTGCGTGTCACCGACTACTTCCTCCCCAATGCGGCGGAGGCGCTGGCATTGACCGGTCACCACTCGGTGGAGGACGCCGCCGGCATCCTCGCCCGCCGCGGCCCGCTCGTTGTGGTCAAGAACGGGGCCGAGGGTGCATTCGCCCACAACGGTTCCAGGGTCATCACCGCACCGGCGGTGAAAGTAGACACGGTCGACACCGTCGGCGCAGGTGACAGCTTCGACGCCGGCTGGGTGGCCGCCGTACTCAACGGCATGAAACCTGATCGCGCACTGGCGATCGCCGCAACCTGCGGCTCGCTGTCCACGAGAGCCGCCGGCGGGACCGCGGCTCAATCAACCTGGGAAGAAGCCACGGCATGA
- a CDS encoding carbohydrate ABC transporter permease: MKRLPFSAWHFVLAPLAILFALPLVWLLVSSVMSNSEINRFPPALWPHGINLGGYRYVLGNALFPRWFLNSFIVSAVAVTANLVLGSLGGYAFARIRFAGSKVVLGLMLATMVIPFQLTMIPTFLVMKQLGLIDTLGALIVPSLVTPLSVFLFRQFFVSLPRELEEAAWIDGCGRLRILISIVLPLARPALSTVAVLTFLATWNDLTWPLIAINSDSTYTLQLGLTTFQGQHHTQWAAVMAGNVITVLPVLLGFLLAQKAFIRSLASTGLKG; the protein is encoded by the coding sequence ATGAAGCGTTTACCCTTCAGTGCTTGGCATTTCGTGCTCGCGCCGCTGGCGATCCTGTTCGCGTTGCCGTTGGTCTGGTTGCTGGTGAGCTCGGTGATGAGCAACTCCGAGATCAACCGGTTCCCGCCGGCGCTGTGGCCGCACGGGATCAACCTCGGCGGCTACCGGTACGTGCTCGGGAACGCCTTGTTCCCGCGGTGGTTCCTGAACTCGTTCATCGTCTCGGCGGTCGCGGTGACGGCGAACCTGGTCCTCGGGTCGCTCGGCGGGTACGCGTTCGCCCGGATCCGGTTCGCCGGGTCGAAGGTCGTGCTCGGGCTGATGCTGGCGACGATGGTGATCCCGTTCCAGCTGACGATGATCCCGACGTTCCTGGTGATGAAGCAGCTCGGCCTGATCGACACGCTCGGCGCGCTGATCGTGCCGTCGCTGGTCACGCCGCTGTCGGTCTTCCTGTTCCGGCAGTTCTTCGTCTCGCTGCCGCGCGAGCTCGAGGAGGCGGCGTGGATCGACGGCTGCGGACGGCTCCGCATCCTGATCTCGATCGTGCTGCCGCTGGCGCGGCCGGCGTTGAGCACGGTCGCCGTACTGACGTTCCTCGCGACATGGAACGACCTCACCTGGCCGCTGATCGCGATCAACAGCGACTCGACGTACACCCTCCAGCTCGGCCTGACCACGTTCCAGGGCCAGCACCACACCCAGTGGGCGGCCGTGATGGCCGGCAACGTCATCACGGTGCTGCCAGTACTGCTCGGTTTCCTCCTTGCCCAGAAGGCGTTCATCCGCTCTCTGGCCTCCACCGGACTCAAGGGCTGA
- a CDS encoding carbohydrate ABC transporter permease — protein MASVVGTFTVDPRSRAAAKRRARNEGATGWAFVSPSVVIILGLSVVPVLWSLLLSFQVNDLVSPSEWVGLANYKALLKDPAFGSAVSHTLIYTVLYVPLSVIAGLSIAIALDRKIAFIGLYRTLVFVPFVVSAAAQGVLFSFVLDPEFGVANSVLHKLGLPAQGFFSDPGQALYLLVAISLWSGTGFCVIVYLAGLQGVSSELVEAARIDGAGRWGVLRHVTLPALTPVTIFLLLFQTINALQVFDLVYVTTKGGPLGSTTVIVYFIWEKAFKTFTAGYSAAAAYTLAVALLVIGVILQVYRRRAASR, from the coding sequence GGTGGGCGTTCGTCAGTCCCTCGGTGGTGATCATCCTCGGGCTCAGCGTCGTACCGGTGTTGTGGTCGTTGCTGTTGTCGTTCCAGGTCAACGATCTGGTGTCGCCGAGCGAGTGGGTCGGGTTGGCCAACTACAAGGCGCTGCTGAAGGATCCGGCGTTCGGGTCGGCGGTCTCGCACACGCTCATCTACACGGTCCTGTACGTGCCGTTGAGCGTGATCGCGGGGTTGTCGATCGCGATCGCGCTGGATCGCAAGATCGCGTTCATCGGGCTGTACCGGACGCTGGTCTTCGTGCCGTTCGTGGTGTCGGCGGCGGCGCAGGGCGTGCTGTTCTCGTTCGTGCTCGATCCGGAGTTCGGCGTCGCGAACTCGGTGCTGCACAAGCTCGGGCTGCCTGCGCAGGGATTCTTCAGCGACCCGGGTCAGGCGCTGTACCTGCTCGTCGCGATCTCGTTGTGGAGCGGGACCGGGTTCTGCGTGATCGTCTATCTGGCCGGCCTGCAAGGAGTTTCGAGCGAGCTGGTCGAGGCGGCGCGGATCGACGGCGCCGGACGGTGGGGCGTACTGCGGCACGTCACGCTGCCCGCGTTGACGCCGGTGACGATCTTCCTACTGCTCTTCCAGACGATCAACGCGTTGCAGGTCTTCGATCTGGTCTACGTGACGACGAAGGGCGGACCGCTCGGGTCGACGACGGTGATCGTGTACTTCATCTGGGAGAAGGCGTTCAAGACGTTCACGGCCGGCTACAGCGCGGCAGCGGCGTACACGTTGGCGGTCGCGTTGCTGGTGATCGGCGTCATCTTGCAGGTCTACCGGCGGAGGGCGGCTTCCCGATGA